The sequence GCGTCCACCCCGGCAAATTGATTTGCCACCTGCTCGAGGCGGGAAGCCTCGGCGGTCACGCTATCAAGCTGCTCCTGGGTGATGTCGGCGGAGCGATTGACGAAATACCACCATGCGCCGAGCGAGGCGATGATGCAGAGCGAGGCGAGAACGAGGAACGGCTTGCGTTTGGCGAGGTCCTGCTCGCGGACGACGCTCTGTGGGCGGAGATTAATCTCCACGGGGCAGTTGCCGATGGCGCGCAGGGCGCATCCCACGACTTCGCCCAAGGCATGAGCCCGGGTTGAGGCAAAATCCGCTACGACCTGACTGTTGACCGTGACGTTGCGAAGGGGATTGAAATACTCAATCGGCGTCTGCAGCTTCTCGCTGAAAAACTCGACCATGTAGGGGAGGCCTACGGTACCGCCGCAGAGGAAAGTGCGGACAGGGGCGCTGCCTCCCTGGTTTTGGCGGTAAAAGCTGATCGAGCGGGCGATATCTGCGTGCAGGCGGGTCATGGTGTTGCGCACGATCTTCGAGATGCGCATTTCCGTCGGGTCCTCCGGCTCGGCGTAGGCTCCGCCCAGACCGACAAATCCCTTTTCGAGCTTCAACTTCTCGCCGACAGTAACATCCTGCTTGAACTCCTTGGCGACGGCGGCACTGATGGTATTGCCTCCGACCGGAATGCTGCGGCTGAAAACGCGATCACCTTCCACGAAAATGAGGTTCGTGGTCCGCGCGCCGATATCGACCAGCAGCGAGCAGCCGCTCAGGTCGCTATAGTTGTAGCGAAAAGCGTTGTAGAGAGCCATCGGGGCGACGTCGATCGTCGCGCTGCGGAAACCGCCCTTGTTGATGGACGAGTTGATGTCTCCCAGTTGATCGGCCTTGATGGCGACGAGGACAACGTTCCAGTTGTTGTCCTTGGCTTCGCCCATGATCTGATGGTCCCAGACCACTTCATCAATGGGGAAGGGGACGTTCTGCTGGGCTTCAAAACCGATGATGCTTTCCACATCGTTCGGGCTGCTGCCGGGCAGTTTGACGAAGCGAGTGAAAACCGCCTGCGACGGGAGGGCAAAATGGATTTTTTCCTTGGCGGAAATTCCCAGAGCTTTGCGCAGGTTGGCCACTGCGGCCTCGATCTGCGCGGGACGAGTCAGATCCGCTGCCGGATCGACGATCAGCTCCTCTTGCTGGCAGGCGTGAAGGGTGACGCCGCCAGACGGGTTGGTGTGAAATTCCGCCAAAGTGACGGTCTGCATGCCCAGATTGAGGGCGAAGATACGGTTAGGCGAGGCCATCAGGCTGTTGGAGGTGATTCTTTGGTGTAGGCGGGGTGCTTAATTGCCGGAGGTCTTGGCTTTGACCGGCTCGAAATAATCCCATGCGAGATGGGAGAAGGGGGTTTCCGTTTTATTCAGAACGAATCCCTGGACAGGCTGGAATTGGGTCCACCATTCGCCGCGTCCTTTGAGGCTGTTGGTGGCAACGACCTGTCCCTGGCTGGTGATGGTCACGCCCACGTCAAAGACCGTGCTGGCCGGATTGGTCAGGGAGCCGCCATCGAAGAAGCGTTCCAAGGTGCGCGGGGCGACATACACGACGGACTTGAGATCCTTGCCCGGCATGACCGTGGTATGGGTGACGGTGCCCACCAGCATGGTCGGTTTCCGATCTTCTGTGACCTGCTGGTTGTTGAGGAGGATGTAGTAGGTAAAGGTGAGGTCGTCGAGGTACTTGACGTCCTTGGTCCGGGGAGTCCAGTCAAACGCGGTCTCGATCTCCAGCCAGTTCTTTGCCTGCCGTACCCG comes from Terrimicrobium sacchariphilum and encodes:
- a CDS encoding Amuc_1101 family PilM-like pilus complex protein — its product is MASPNRIFALNLGMQTVTLAEFHTNPSGGVTLHACQQEELIVDPAADLTRPAQIEAAVANLRKALGISAKEKIHFALPSQAVFTRFVKLPGSSPNDVESIIGFEAQQNVPFPIDEVVWDHQIMGEAKDNNWNVVLVAIKADQLGDINSSINKGGFRSATIDVAPMALYNAFRYNYSDLSGCSLLVDIGARTTNLIFVEGDRVFSRSIPVGGNTISAAVAKEFKQDVTVGEKLKLEKGFVGLGGAYAEPEDPTEMRISKIVRNTMTRLHADIARSISFYRQNQGGSAPVRTFLCGGTVGLPYMVEFFSEKLQTPIEYFNPLRNVTVNSQVVADFASTRAHALGEVVGCALRAIGNCPVEINLRPQSVVREQDLAKRKPFLVLASLCIIASLGAWWYFVNRSADITQEQLDSVTAEASRLEQVANQFAGVDAENKALQETAAPLILTVAERAIWANVVDELATRLPAYNIWVTNLQPLSQGKPYSFGGTKTAAVTPVATTPAPGAKPDAGPPKIDALQINGLFLANPPDRLDAPKVIDEFVKQLKESPAFNLEGKKDTDIVPQRTTPDGRSWAYPYTIILPLRNPIALP
- a CDS encoding Amuc_1102 family pilus-like protein, with product MACASAQVANSDFKIDKITPAFQQSPEGAGTYNKRVRQAKNWLEIETAFDWTPRTKDVKYLDDLTFTYYILLNNQQVTEDRKPTMLVGTVTHTTVMPGKDLKSVVYVAPRTLERFFDGGSLTNPASTVFDVGVTITSQGQVVATNSLKGRGEWWTQFQPVQGFVLNKTETPFSHLAWDYFEPVKAKTSGN